A single Oncorhynchus nerka isolate Pitt River linkage group LG10, Oner_Uvic_2.0, whole genome shotgun sequence DNA region contains:
- the hhex gene encoding hematopoietically-expressed homeobox protein hhex, producing the protein MQYQHSAPSAMGVPLYAPTPIQPVHPTPFYIEDILGRNETLTQSSAVVSTPNLPSPNSSFTSLVSPYRTPIYEPTPIHPAFSHHAALTATYASGAFANSLYPFHRSMGDYTLIRHDPLGKQLLWSPFIQRPLHKRKGGQVRFSNDQTIELEKKFETQKYLSPPERKRLAKMLQLSERQVKTWFQNRRAKWRRLKQENPTGSKTDLEDDSTGRNCEEGPESGVSLSPGRDQRCRATEMTHTHSRLQCSTSLLSQGQIESDISDDTDQELDIEDDMEFPLNPPI; encoded by the exons ATGCAGTACCAACACAGTGCGCCTTCAGCCATGGGTGTTCCTCTTTACGCGCCGACCCCTATCCAGCCCGTCCACCCAACTCCTTTCTACATCGAAGACATCCTGGGGAGAAATGAGACCCTGACCCAGTCTTCAGCGGTGGTCTCCACGCCAAATCTACCGTCACCCAATTCATCCTTCACCAGTTTGGTCTCTCCGTACCGGACCCCCATCTATGAACCGACACCGATCCACCCTGCGTTCTCTCACCACGCTGCGCTCACCGCCACGTATGCCTCCGGGGCTTTCGCTAATTCACTGTATCCATTCCACCGCTCTATGGGGGACTATACTCTGATCAGGCACGACCCGCTTG GTAAACAACTTCTATGGAGCCCGTTCATTCAGCGTCCACTGCACAAGAGAAAAGGTGGACAAGTCCGATTCTCCAACGACCAGACAATAGAGCTGGAAAAGAAGTTTGAGACACAGAAATATCTTTCACCCCCCGAACGAAAACGACTGGCTAAAATGTTGCAACTGAGTGAACGACAG GTGAAGACGTGGTTCCAAAATCGAAGAGCCAAGTGGAGGCGACTGAAGCAG GAGAACCCTACCGGCAGTAAGACAGATCTGGAGGACGATAGCACCGGGAGAAACTGCGAGGAGGGACCGGAGTCAGGTGTGAGCCTCAGTCCGGGCCGGGACCAGAGATGTAGGGCTACAGAGATGACGCACACTCACAGTCGGTTGCAGTGTTCCACGTCGCTTCTATCACAAGGACAAATAGAGTCAGACATTTCAGACGATACAGACCAAGAGCTGGACATAGAGGATGACATGGAGTTCCCACTAAATCCACCGATATGA